From one Montipora capricornis isolate CH-2021 chromosome 10, ASM3666992v2, whole genome shotgun sequence genomic stretch:
- the LOC138021253 gene encoding uncharacterized protein, with the protein MAVSGIPGKLITMVKLFYNNFMCSVEHDGRYSKWFVIKSGVRQGFVIFLLVIDWTIATTTKSGCGINWGRFQVLEDVDYADDLALLSDTTCKQLQLKTNELLRVSARVGLQVNTKKSKVMSIAPDTQRLITINEKELENVSTFTYLDSEIKCEESSTADINCRIGKARSAFITMETIWASTNTAEGQSCDCIRAMFCQF; encoded by the coding sequence ATGGCCGTTTCTGGAATTCCAGGAAAGTTAATCACCATGGTTAAGCTTTTCTATAACAACTTTATGTGCTCCGTAGAACATGATGGAAGGTACTCGAAGTGGTTTGTGATCAAGTCAGGAGTAAGGCAGGGGTTTGTCATATTTCTGTTAGTGATTGATTGGACAATAGCAACTACCACAAAGAGTGGGTGCGGTATCAACTGGGGTAGGTTCCAAGTGCTTGAAGACGTAGATTATGCTGACGATTTAGCACTGTTGTCGGACACTACTTGTAAACAGCtacaattgaaaacaaatgagtTGCTCAGAGTCTCGGCAAGAGTGGGTCTGCAGGTGAATACCAAGAAGTCAAAGGTAATGAGTATTGCACCGGACACCCAGCGTTTGATAACCATTAACGAGAAGGAGTTAGAGAATGTGAGCACCTTTACGTACTTGGACTCTGAGATCAAATGTGAAGAGAGCTCCACAGCAGATATTAATTGTCGCATTGGAAAGGCACGATCGGCCTTTATTACGATGGAGACGATCTGGGCATCAACCAATACGGCAGAGGGACAAAGTTGCGACTGTATAAGAGCAATGTTTTGTCAGTTTTAA